From the Elaeis guineensis isolate ETL-2024a chromosome 16, EG11, whole genome shotgun sequence genome, the window AAGTGTTTGTATTATTTTTCTCTGATTTCCTGTGAATATGTTCAGGCTAGGAGAGAATTCCAAAAACTTAAGAGCATCGTCAAGTTGCAAGCTGCTGTACGTGGACATTTGGTTAGGAGACAGGCCATTGGAACATTGCGTTGCGTCCAAGCCATTGTAAAACTGCAGGCACTTGTGCGAGCTCGCCGCACTGAGAAATCAGTTGTACAAGAGGATAAGCTCCAGGTACATGCCCTGCTGTCAAGATTATTGGTAATGGGTTTTTGCTTCACTGATTATTGACTTGCATCCTAAAAAAAAATGAACTCAGggttgcataaaataatttcaccATTTTTAATCATTATGTTTTACATAACAACAAAAATTCCATTATTGTATTTTAAGAACTTGCGAGTGGCTTGTTCTAGCCTTAAATAACAATCAAAGATCTTAGTGAAGGCAACTCTTGATCTGGCAGGACTCTCCTTGTAGGACAGCTGACTCTATTCCGACACTACCATCACAGCATTAGCAAACGTTTTGTGGCTGAGCATGATGGGGATTTGACTAATCTTGTTACTTTTATATTTTCATTACTTttatattttctcttgctttgttGCCTTTTAATGCTGCGATATTTGTTCATTTAGCCGACTGCTGGAACTGGTGATAAATAAATTTGGCTTTGTCAACTTTCATTAGAGAATCAATTTTTGATTGCATTTTGAGAAGAGGGTGGAGAGGGTGCGTAAAGTAGTATTTGTACTTATCAATCAACTGATCTATGTGCTTAAACATTGTCTTGTAGTTGTTGTCTCATGCTATGAAaatggtttcctcttcttcttgtgaagCATTGTATTTGTTTTATCTCTTATCAGATTTTTCCTTTTTTGGTTTCAGAAGGGAAATTCATGTGTAAAGCCAAATAAAACGTATTCCTCAACCAAGATACTCCTTTCAAATCAATTTGCTTGTCAGGTATGAGTGATCTATTTTTTTTACAAGTTTAATATGTTGTAAACCGTGGTTTGTTATCTTAATCTGATCTCctttaaaattaatttacttTTCCTCCAAATTAATTTACACGTTTCAAATTTTACAAGCTTTTGGAGGCTACACCGAAGAATAAACCCATTCAAATAAAATGTGATGCTTCAAAATCTGATGATTCATCATGGAAATGGTTGGAGAGGTGGATGGCTGTGACTTCATCAGATATTGGACAGCAGCTGGAGCAAAAACTTAATCAGGGTCATATGGGACAAGAAGAAAACACTGAGTCGGTTGATTATGAAGCAAGAGAAAAGGTTCCACCTCTAGTCTCTATGTCATCTGATGCAGAGTTAGCTCAAATAAGAGTACCAGCTAATGGTGAAGGGGATGAAACAACTAAAAGTTCTGGTACCCTGAAGTTTGAGGCTGCAATGTATGTTCCAGATAATTGCTCGAGTTCATTAGTGAAGGATCACCAGGAAAAAACTCAGTTCAAGAATGAGACATTGAGCATCACACAAGACAATTGTGCAAAGATTGAGAATGTTCATGAAACAATTATGGATTCTCTCTCAAGTCAGAAGCAATTGGAATCAAATCCAGCTGCAAATATAGTTCTTGATAATGTTTCTGAGAAGCATGATTTTGACTGCAATAGCTTGAAGAATACTTCTAAAAGTGCATTTTTTGAACCAGTAGCTGAAGGAAAGAAGCTTGTACAGGGGTTGAGAAAACCATGCAATCCAGCATTTGCTGCTGCACAGTCGAAATTTGAAGCACTGAGCTCGAGCTCTTCCATCGGCAGGTCTGGTAGTTCTGCCTGTCAAGATGCTGCAGCCAAgtcaaaattaaatagctttcATCTTCAAGTAGATGCTTCGAAGGAGAGTAAGGACATAAGCTTAACAGATAACTCAGTATCTCATGATCCAAGAGTTCAAAATGCTGCTTCAGAATGTGGCACTGAAATTTCTATCTCCTCCACACTTGATTCACCAGACAGATCTGAAACTGAAGGTGGGGAAATTGTCCTAGAAATTGGAGCTTTGGAGAAGGGCCACTATGATGTCAATGCTGATACCGATACTGATCATGATCTTGTTAAAATGAATACTGAAGAAAATAACTCAGCCTTTGATTCGGAGGTCCTTCAGTCGCAAAGATCTGTGGAAAGTGATGGAAATTTACCCAAGTCAACAGCTGCCAGTAATGTAGTGCAGGTGGAACATCAGCCATCTGAGCCAACCGCATCAGATATGCCGACTCAACTGGAAAGTTCCATTCAGTCATCGCCAGAAGGAACCCCCAAAAGCCGTACAATGATCCCTGAGTCACATGGAACACCATCAAGTCAGACATCTGTGAATGCCAAAAAGACCAAAAAAGATGGTAACGTGCCTGCTCAAAGTCAAAGGTCCCTATTAGCAGGCAAGAGGTCACCATCTAATCCAAACAATGATTCAGATGGAAGGACTAGTACAGAGAAATTGCCGAGGGATTCAAAGAATGCAAAAAGACGTAACTCGCTGGGGATGGCTAAACCAGATCATGCTGATAATGAGCCCCGGATAAGCAGCAGCAATTCCCTTCCAAGTTACATGCAAGCCACTGAATCTGCAAGGGCCAAGGCCCATGCCAGTATTTCTCCAAAATTAAGCCCTGAGGTGCAAGATAACCACATGAAGAAAAGACATTCCTTACCTATGGCAAATGGCAAACAGGGTTCATCCCCACGGATGCAGAGATCAACATCACAAGCACAACAGAATTCAAAGGGCAATGCCAGTCATTCTCCTCATAATTCTGCAGGTAACTTGTCAGTCTTTTGTACATTACTATCATGGGCTGCAGATACTAAATTTCTTTAGTTTGCTAATCCAACTAATTCAGATTTATGTAATGCACCATGCCATCTAGTATAATGCTTCCTATTTAAGTGTTTGATGGGGTCATTCTAATTGGTAAACATCTATCAACCATTGTGGGTGCTGATTGACCTAGCACTTAAATATTAACAATCTTAAATCTTGTGTTTTATTTTGGCATTATGTTCTGCTAGCAGCACTACATTCTTTTGGCCAAAATAGATCTTTGTCATATACTGTGATCCATTTATTGCTGGATAAACTTTCATTGAAATTGCTCATAAGTTACCTGAACGGGCAAAGATTGGGATATTAATTTACAAACTATATCATTTTGGACTTTAATTTGTGATCATAAAACACCAtatcatttttttataatattaacgGTCACACCATGCTAGGAGCACTGGATTGAAGTCACATAATTGTCTTGTTATTCTCCTACCACTTGAGTTTGCGGACAATAGAAATGGCATTGTCAATGCCAACTTTAGCTCATAAGGTGTTACAACTTTGTGGAACTTGTTTCAGTTTATGGCACTTGCATGGCAAATGACAGTTGTTGCATCAATGAGTAAATTTAAACAATTTGCATCATCCAATGCGGTGATGTTCAGATTGGGGATGGGGAAGGAATAAAGAATGCATGCAGTGGATGTTAGAGAGACAAAAACATATATGAAATAGAGTGTGGGATTTTCAATATCCACTTAATTGGATCTTTATGAGACAATAATAAAagctaaattatatttaatatataaaagtGACAAATTAACAGTTTTTTGAAATTTCAAAATCTCTTTTTGATATGGTTTGTGTGAATTCAAATTCATCCAATTTGTTTATCAGGATTGTGGGAATTGAACATGTTCTTTAGCTGTAATTTGCTATTGACCTGATTAATAATAGCTAATATCTATCCTCTTTGTTCAAGCTTATTGATATGTTGATCATCGTCACACATCTTGAAATGTCTGTTTTCAGAGAGGAGATGGCAAAGATGATCGAGCCTTCTGAGCAACGTGACATGCACTCATCCTGAAAGAAATGTTATGGATTTCAAAGCCAATGGGAATTAGCTACTTCAGTCGTGATTTTGATACATCCTGTGCTTTTATTATTGGCATATGGTGCGACAAATGGGCAAGAAGCAGATCAAGATAACATGATGTATGTTACTGTTTAATGTAAGCTTCAGCCCATTGTTTTCTATGTTGGCTTTTTATGTGTGTGATATATGACTGGAGTCCAGAAGGTCGTTTTGTGCTTTCATAGAACAAGCTTGATGTGTTTATTTGCACGGGAAGTTTCTGAGTTTTGATTGCAATTGAGACTGCCTTCTACATTGCTATCATGAGATCAGACGTGCTTGTAATGAGACACCAAGGCTAACATAAGACCATCTTCTCCAAGCTGAAGACTCTCTCAGGACATCTACCAGAGTTATGCTATTTCTTAAACCCATCCCCAAGTTTGATTGTATAACATGTTTCTGAAGCATATTTTGTGACGTGGTGAACCACAAACTTAATTCAGACTCCTTCCAGGATTGCCTTTCTTCCTGGGTGGATCGGTGTCCTCAGGCAGTGCGACTGAAGCAGCGGTGATCGGCATGCAGGGACAATGGAAGATCCATGTCTGAAGACCATGAAGTCATAGCCGGTTTTTGGCAACATAATGGAATGTCTTGCTCCTTCCATATCTATCTTGACAGAGAAAATGTCCTGCTAGTTCTTAATTCATAGCACTAGACGGTGTTGAGAACTGTCCTATTGCTAAGTAGGATAAGAAGTGAAAAAGCGAGGGGAGcagttggaatggttccattgAGCATTTCCCCGGCAGTGCTGAGGATGCGTCTCACACATTCCTGTTCCTCTTGGGGACCTGCTTCGCATTTCCTATCACCTCGGGAACCCTGTGGGTCGCCTCCGCATTGCATGCACAATCGGACTGcacaaatcccacggtggataacacgccacatgATTGCAATAATTACTCTGTGGGTCAGAGAAGCTGAAGGAGAGCATGCTGAGGAATGTGAACCATGAATCAGACTCAAGTGGGGTAGCTCGGTGATAAGATCTTctaaaaaatttctcaaaatctGAAAGGTTTTGCAGGAGGAAGTCTTCTGCAGTGCACCTTTTGCACCGTAGAATGCGAGCAGTCGTGCTTGGTGCCATCCATGGTATGCTTCTAAATGTGCCGCAGCTATCCGTATTTGAGATTGATGATATGATGGCTATCCAGGATAGTATAGCACTCTACGGTGCAAAAAGCGCACTGTTGAGGATTCTAGCTCTGTAGCTGTTGGGGGATAtccaccgaccgactgccggagggtccgaccgaccgccggagggcccgaccgcccgaccgactgccggagggcccgaccgactgccggaggaccCGACCGTCCGACCGGCTGACGGCCTGATCGCCTccgttggacgac encodes:
- the LOC140854346 gene encoding protein IQ-DOMAIN 32-like, yielding MGRSKGSCLKIIACNGGGDANDDDDVSMAESKASSEKRRWSFRKRSARHRVLSNNVVSEPVSITYNKENAEVVTNTFDSPIYSSIPEKKSIEERINETFPLPSAVVDSEIANPLATKKNFPANDINLNESVAIVIQAATRGCLARREFQKLKSIVKLQAAVRGHLVRRQAIGTLRCVQAIVKLQALVRARRTEKSVVQEDKLQKGNSCVKPNKTYSSTKILLSNQFACQLLEATPKNKPIQIKCDASKSDDSSWKWLERWMAVTSSDIGQQLEQKLNQGHMGQEENTESVDYEAREKVPPLVSMSSDAELAQIRVPANGEGDETTKSSGTLKFEAAMYVPDNCSSSLVKDHQEKTQFKNETLSITQDNCAKIENVHETIMDSLSSQKQLESNPAANIVLDNVSEKHDFDCNSLKNTSKSAFFEPVAEGKKLVQGLRKPCNPAFAAAQSKFEALSSSSSIGRSGSSACQDAAAKSKLNSFHLQVDASKESKDISLTDNSVSHDPRVQNAASECGTEISISSTLDSPDRSETEGGEIVLEIGALEKGHYDVNADTDTDHDLVKMNTEENNSAFDSEVLQSQRSVESDGNLPKSTAASNVVQVEHQPSEPTASDMPTQLESSIQSSPEGTPKSRTMIPESHGTPSSQTSVNAKKTKKDGNVPAQSQRSLLAGKRSPSNPNNDSDGRTSTEKLPRDSKNAKRRNSLGMAKPDHADNEPRISSSNSLPSYMQATESARAKAHASISPKLSPEVQDNHMKKRHSLPMANGKQGSSPRMQRSTSQAQQNSKGNASHSPHNSAERRWQR